GAAGAGAGGGATAGAGAGAGAGTAAAGAGAATGAGAATGAAGGGAATAATATTGATGATGGTGATGATGATGGGATGTAATAGTGGGGGAGGAATAAAGGAAGGAGAAGGAGCAGCAGGAGGAGACGGGAGTGGGTTAAGAGGAGTGATGATGGAAGTAGAAAAAAGTGCGGAGCATGCATTTTATTCATTTATAGAGTTGGTATCAAGTGTCTTGGGATTGCGTGTCACTGCAGATACAACTAGGAATCAAGTGGGAGAATATTTTACAGGATTAGCAAGTGGAATAGATAAGGCTATGCAAGAATTAGTAAAAATTGGGGATAAGAGTAAAGAATCAGTTAAAGAAGGAAAAGAATCAGAATTAGATAAAGCTATTGCATCAGCTAAGGGGATATTGACAACATTAAAAGGACATATAGAGGCTTTAAAGGATATAGGTGATGGTAATAAGGTAGTTGAGGTTGGAAACAACCAAAATGGGGTGACAGCAAATTTAGATGCATTAAAATTAGCATATAAAGCATTAAAAGGGATAGTTGACACAGCTAAGACACAACAGGTTGAAGAACCAAAAAAAAGTGATGTAACAATAGCTACTGCGAGAGTAGGAGGAACTACTCCACAAAATGGGGCTAGAGTTTTGGCTAAGGACGCTAATGCAGGAGCGGCATCGGGATTAGAAGCAGCAGCAATAGTATCATCAGTAAGTGGGAAAGAAATATTGGCAGCTATTGTTGAATCAGGAGAAAGTGATGCAGAAGTGGGAGGAGTTAATGCAACTGCAAATACAAGTGCCGTTTCTTTTGCAAGAGGAGGTCAAGCAGCTAATTTGGCACAAAATGCAGCTTTAGCAGGTGCAGTGAGTGGAGGAATAGCATTACGTTCATTAGTTAAAGACGGTAAATTAGCTGCTCATAATGCAAATAACGATGAAAAAGCGGTACAATCAGCAGGAATAACAGCAGTAAATAAACTATTAGTGGCAGTGGAAGATGTAATTAAAAAAGCAGTAAAGAATATACTTGAGAAAGTGAAAAAAGAAGT
The nucleotide sequence above comes from Borrelia duttonii Ly. Encoded proteins:
- a CDS encoding variable large family protein yields the protein MRMKGIILMMVMMMGCNSGGGIKEGEGAAGGDGSGLRGVMMEVEKSAEHAFYSFIELVSSVLGLRVTADTTRNQVGEYFTGLASGIDKAMQELVKIGDKSKESVKEGKESELDKAIASAKGILTTLKGHIEALKDIGDGNKVVEVGNNQNGVTANLDALKLAYKALKGIVDTAKTQQVEEPKKSDVTIATARVGGTTPQNGARVLAKDANAGAASGLEAAAIVSSVSGKEILAAIVESGESDAEVGGVNATANTSAVSFARGGQAANLAQNAALAGAVSGGIALRSLVKDGKLAAHNANNDEKAVQSAGITAVNKLLVAVEDVIKKAVKNILEKVKKEVDKVRKPKIIN